A region of Rhizorhabdus wittichii RW1 DNA encodes the following proteins:
- a CDS encoding GMC oxidoreductase (PFAM: FAD dependent oxidoreductase; GMC oxidoreductase; FAD-dependent pyridine nucleotide-disulphide oxidoreductase) produces the protein MGKSRLQANIASPLPAASLCVCRVPGRLGKWKDAERRQPFAFHRSPPCPGRRDADGRAPPRPRGSRRPRRHAAAPGRRRIPDDRRLGPAPRRPGPSRRMIIDFNSETQRIDDRVYDVAIAGGGPAGISIALALAAAGRSVALIEGGGLDFSEASQASYQGSQSGAAYGPLDGTRLRYLGGTSNHWTGRCGAFDPIDFAPRRNRILPGWPIGRDEVYRFGTQARAILDLPRPPFRATRATPLPSKYFRLTEFAMSPPTRFLGKYRERLRADRRIDCYINANLVRIGANRSGGHVDGYDVRNYRGVRRRLRAHRYVLALGAIENARMLLNADDVVPTGLGNGSGMVGRCFMEHLDVNLGSFVTTDERFWRAGPVGFNPSVALMRQQGISNGIVSLTPSIKPRYYGRAAFLRELISGPGCRINPDWTRKITGSYCPGDNIVTSMIEQIANPESRVRLTGDRDAFGLRRIDLHWSIHRNDIATIETLAREVARDLARMDIARMKIAPEVLGRRITSFGVQSHHMGTTRMSADPRFGVVDARQKVHGIDNLYVAGSSVYPTGGAINPTFTLVAMSLRLADHLATTA, from the coding sequence ATGGGCAAAAGCAGATTGCAGGCTAACATCGCTTCACCCCTTCCCGCAGCCAGCCTATGCGTGTGTAGGGTTCCAGGCCGGCTTGGAAAGTGGAAAGATGCCGAACGACGACAGCCCTTCGCTTTCCATCGATCGCCGCCTTGCCCTGGCCGGCGCGATGCTGATGGTCGCGCTCCCCCTCGACCGCGCGGCAGCCGCCGGCCCCGTCGACACGCTGCCGCCCCGGGACGACGACGAATTCCTGATGATCGACGGCTGGGTCCTGCGCCGCGACGACCTGGACCGTCGCGGCGGATGATCATCGACTTCAACAGCGAGACGCAGCGGATCGACGACCGCGTCTACGACGTGGCGATCGCAGGCGGCGGCCCGGCGGGGATCAGCATCGCGCTGGCGCTGGCGGCGGCGGGCCGGTCGGTCGCGCTGATCGAAGGCGGCGGGCTCGACTTCAGCGAAGCCTCGCAGGCGAGCTATCAAGGCAGCCAGTCGGGCGCCGCCTACGGCCCGCTCGACGGCACGCGCCTGCGCTATCTCGGCGGCACATCGAACCACTGGACGGGCCGCTGCGGCGCGTTCGATCCGATCGATTTCGCGCCGCGCCGCAACCGCATCCTCCCCGGCTGGCCGATCGGGCGCGACGAGGTCTACCGTTTCGGAACGCAGGCGCGGGCCATCCTCGACCTGCCCCGGCCGCCGTTCCGGGCCACGCGGGCGACGCCGCTGCCCAGCAAATATTTCCGCCTGACCGAATTCGCGATGAGCCCGCCGACCCGCTTCCTCGGCAAATATCGCGAGCGGCTGCGCGCGGACCGGCGGATCGACTGCTACATCAACGCCAACCTCGTCCGGATCGGCGCGAACCGGAGCGGCGGCCATGTCGACGGCTATGACGTCCGCAACTATCGCGGCGTCCGCCGCCGGCTGCGCGCGCATCGCTACGTGCTGGCGCTCGGGGCGATCGAGAATGCCCGCATGCTGCTCAATGCGGACGATGTCGTGCCGACCGGCCTCGGCAACGGCTCCGGCATGGTCGGGCGCTGCTTCATGGAGCATCTCGACGTCAATCTCGGCAGCTTCGTGACGACCGACGAGCGCTTCTGGCGCGCGGGACCGGTGGGCTTCAACCCCTCGGTGGCGCTGATGCGGCAGCAGGGGATCAGCAACGGCATCGTCTCGCTGACGCCGTCGATCAAGCCACGCTATTACGGCCGGGCGGCTTTCCTGCGCGAGTTGATCAGCGGACCGGGCTGTCGGATCAACCCCGACTGGACCCGCAAGATCACCGGCTCCTATTGCCCCGGCGACAATATCGTCACGTCGATGATCGAGCAGATCGCCAATCCCGAGAGCCGGGTCAGGCTGACCGGAGACCGCGACGCGTTCGGCCTGCGCCGCATCGACCTCCACTGGTCGATCCACCGCAACGACATCGCGACGATCGAGACGCTGGCGCGCGAGGTCGCCCGGGATCTCGCCCGCATGGACATCGCCCGGATGAAGATCGCGCCCGAGGTGCTCGGCCGCAGGATCACCAGCTTCGGGGTCCAGTCGCACCATATGGGCACGACCCGCATGTCGGCCGACCCGCGCTTCGGCGTGGTCGATGCGCGGCAGAAGGTGCACGGCATCGACAATCTCTACGTCGCGGGGTCGAGCGTCTATCCGACCGGCGGCGCGATCAATCCGACCTTCACCCTGGTGGCGATGTCGCTGCGGCTGGCCGATCACCTGGCGACGACGGCGTAA
- a CDS encoding Scaffold protein Nfu/NifU-like protein (PFAM: nitrogen-fixing NifU domain protein; Scaffold protein Nfu/NifU-like), with protein sequence MTLMLIETEPTPNPATLKFLPGRPVMTTGTRDFVDPDEASASPLAEALFSLGDVTGVFFGRDFVSVTAAEGVEWTGLKPQVLGVLLDHFSSEAPLFTGGSAAEIAIDDSDFTDDPADADIVAQIKDLIDTRVRPAVARDGGDIVYRGFQRGTVYLSMQGACSGCPSSAATLKQGIETLLKHYVPEVTEVRAA encoded by the coding sequence ATGACGCTCATGCTGATCGAAACCGAACCGACCCCCAATCCGGCGACGCTCAAATTCCTGCCCGGCCGCCCGGTGATGACCACGGGGACCCGCGATTTCGTCGATCCGGACGAGGCCTCGGCCTCCCCGCTCGCCGAGGCGCTGTTCTCGCTCGGCGACGTGACCGGCGTCTTCTTCGGCCGCGACTTCGTCTCGGTGACGGCGGCCGAGGGGGTTGAGTGGACCGGGCTCAAGCCGCAGGTGCTCGGCGTCCTGCTCGATCATTTCTCGTCCGAGGCGCCGTTGTTCACGGGCGGCAGCGCCGCCGAGATCGCGATCGACGACAGCGACTTCACCGATGACCCGGCCGACGCCGACATCGTCGCGCAGATCAAGGACCTGATCGATACGCGGGTGCGCCCGGCGGTGGCGCGCGACGGCGGCGACATCGTCTATCGTGGCTTCCAGCGCGGCACCGTCTACCTGTCGATGCAGGGGGCCTGTTCGGGCTGCCCGTCGTCGGCCGCGACGCTCAAGCAGGGCATCGAGACCCTGCTGAAGCATTATGTGCCCGAGGTGACCGAGGTCCGGGCCGCCTGA